One Leifsonia shinshuensis DNA window includes the following coding sequences:
- a CDS encoding TetR/AcrR family transcriptional regulator has product MTEAMTHDHSKRLDRATIVKAGLEIASDPRTATISIRALGSALGVDPTAVYRHFRGKDDLMKALLDEVQAVALAQLSADSGAWRDRLRSLSLATLGTFVQYPAIALEATVLTTNGPAELATIEYILAAFAEAGLSGSDLVRHYALFASYVLSEAAGIARGRTTPSASSDDTRVSNAWFEGPLLVDPLVHSHIASVAAELRDLRDEDIFRMGVDAILDSAERAAAGGA; this is encoded by the coding sequence GTGACTGAAGCGATGACGCACGACCACTCGAAGCGCCTCGATCGCGCCACGATCGTCAAGGCCGGGCTGGAGATCGCCTCCGACCCGCGCACCGCCACGATCTCCATCCGCGCGCTCGGCTCGGCGCTCGGCGTCGACCCGACCGCCGTGTACCGCCACTTCCGCGGCAAGGACGACCTGATGAAGGCCCTGCTGGACGAGGTGCAGGCCGTCGCGCTCGCGCAGCTCTCAGCGGACTCGGGAGCGTGGCGCGACCGCCTCCGCTCCCTGTCGCTCGCGACGCTCGGCACCTTCGTGCAGTACCCCGCGATCGCTCTGGAGGCCACCGTCCTCACGACCAACGGCCCGGCGGAGCTCGCGACCATCGAGTACATCCTCGCCGCCTTCGCGGAGGCCGGCCTCAGCGGCTCGGACCTGGTCCGCCACTACGCGCTCTTCGCCTCGTACGTGCTGTCGGAGGCCGCCGGCATCGCCCGTGGCCGCACCACCCCCTCGGCGTCGAGCGACGACACCCGCGTGAGCAACGCCTGGTTCGAGGGCCCCCTGCTGGTCGACCCGCTCGTCCACTCGCACATCGCGTCGGTCGCGGCGGAGCTCCGCGACCTGCGGGACGAGGACATCTTCCGGATGGGCGTGGACGCCATCCTCGACTCGGCGGAGCGCGCCGCGGCCGGCGGCGCTTGA
- a CDS encoding ABC transporter substrate-binding protein, protein MPRHRTRRRLVLTTAVVLASGLALAACSPAGSGASSSGAHPAYQLTAQTPAPSGDIDSFTWVSYSEPYSLDYAYAFDYSDNQVLSNVCESMLRLNPDYTISPGLAESYSNPTPTTWVYEMRPGVTFHDGTPMTAADAVASMRRHLDPAVGSSWFSVYQNVASIDQTGPMEVTVTLTKPDSQFNLGISGAAGVVESAATLAAKGKNYGNSTGLVNCTGPFELTSWKSGESVTLTRYDKYWDPKLKAKAGKVTILFMTDPNARVNALTSGQVDGGWMVPTEAIQKLNTSSAGKLYFGLNTAVGSLIVGNLKGALGDVNVRKALLMAMDRQGIVDAAVKGYGSVTNALTTESVWGEASDATKKAAFSGLESYKYDVAAAKKLVEKAGATGKTITIRTAPMGADFSVVAQATAAAAESIGLKAKIQTMTPDSYTTLFSDPTARQGVDLFYTSWYLSTPDPLEMYGVLRTGQFSNYGNWSDPSFDALVDQAVAIADPKARAEKSAELQKIANQQLPWLPLFQGPMTVFVGKKITGVAPSVAFLYYPWAATIGAR, encoded by the coding sequence ATGCCTCGACACCGCACCCGACGCCGGCTCGTCCTCACGACGGCGGTCGTCCTCGCCTCCGGGCTCGCGCTCGCCGCGTGCTCGCCCGCCGGCTCCGGCGCCTCGTCGTCCGGCGCCCACCCGGCCTACCAGCTCACCGCCCAGACCCCGGCGCCCTCCGGCGACATCGACTCGTTCACCTGGGTCTCGTACTCCGAGCCGTACTCGCTCGACTACGCGTACGCGTTCGACTACTCCGACAACCAGGTGCTCTCCAACGTCTGCGAGTCGATGCTGCGCCTGAACCCGGACTACACGATCTCGCCCGGGCTCGCCGAGTCGTACAGCAACCCGACGCCCACGACGTGGGTCTACGAGATGCGACCGGGCGTCACCTTCCACGACGGCACCCCGATGACCGCCGCCGACGCCGTCGCGTCGATGCGCCGTCACCTCGACCCCGCGGTGGGGTCGTCGTGGTTCTCCGTCTACCAGAACGTCGCGTCCATCGACCAGACCGGGCCGATGGAGGTCACGGTCACCTTGACCAAGCCGGACTCGCAGTTCAACCTCGGGATCAGCGGCGCCGCCGGCGTCGTGGAGTCCGCCGCGACGCTCGCGGCGAAGGGCAAGAACTACGGCAACTCGACCGGACTGGTCAACTGCACAGGCCCGTTCGAGCTCACCTCGTGGAAGTCGGGCGAGTCGGTGACACTGACCCGCTACGACAAGTACTGGGACCCGAAGCTGAAGGCCAAGGCCGGCAAGGTCACGATCCTGTTCATGACCGACCCGAACGCCCGCGTGAACGCGCTGACCTCCGGCCAGGTGGACGGCGGCTGGATGGTGCCGACCGAGGCCATCCAGAAGCTGAACACCTCCAGCGCCGGGAAGCTCTACTTCGGACTCAACACCGCGGTGGGCAGCCTGATCGTCGGCAACCTGAAGGGCGCGCTCGGTGACGTGAACGTCCGCAAGGCGCTGCTGATGGCGATGGACCGCCAGGGCATCGTGGACGCCGCGGTCAAGGGCTACGGCTCGGTCACCAACGCGCTCACCACCGAGTCGGTGTGGGGCGAGGCGTCGGATGCGACCAAGAAGGCGGCGTTCTCCGGCCTCGAGTCCTACAAGTACGACGTCGCCGCGGCGAAGAAGCTGGTCGAGAAGGCCGGAGCGACCGGCAAGACGATCACCATCCGCACCGCACCGATGGGGGCCGACTTCAGCGTCGTCGCGCAGGCCACCGCCGCGGCCGCCGAGTCGATCGGGCTCAAGGCGAAGATCCAGACGATGACGCCGGACTCGTACACCACGCTGTTCTCCGACCCGACCGCGCGCCAGGGCGTCGACCTGTTCTACACCTCCTGGTACCTCTCCACGCCCGACCCGCTGGAGATGTACGGGGTGCTGCGCACCGGCCAGTTCAGCAACTACGGCAACTGGTCCGACCCGAGCTTCGACGCGCTGGTCGACCAGGCGGTGGCCATCGCCGACCCGAAGGCGCGCGCCGAGAAGTCGGCCGAGCTCCAGAAGATCGCGAACCAGCAGCTCCCGTGGCTGCCACTCTTCCAGGGTCCGATGACGGTGTTCGTCGGTAAGAAGATCACCGGAGTGGCGCCGTCGGTGGCGTTCCTCTACTACCCGTGGGCGGCCACGATTGGCGCGCGGTAA
- a CDS encoding APC family permease, translated as MSEKVTAKRMTVLQATYIGVGSMVGAGIFALLGAAGAVAGAAVWLSFLIAGIIALLQGYSFAKLGSKYPSGGGILTFLSKGYGEGHVAGIGAWLFFTAGSIVVAMIASSFGSYASSVVAHDDPTWAKVLGVLLILVMSGLNTIGAAAVARVQSVIVSVVLVILVLFAVVTIANWNPALLAPSGYPGWEHIISSVALTFFAFLGFGVITFTAKDLPNPARQLPKAIYFALLIATTVYVAVSLGVFGTLTADEVVKYGSTALAEAAKPVLGQAGYVLMVVTALFSTTGAVNAGLYPSIGMTQHLARVGQFPPFFGRKWGPFPAGLVVMAVLAILLVSFFNLNAIASIGSAVALLVFSAVSIGHLRIRHETGGNVVILWIGLLATLGTFVIFSTTTLVSEPKTAFALLGILVLAVVIDYGWKGAARGRRARAA; from the coding sequence ATGAGTGAGAAGGTCACCGCCAAGCGCATGACGGTGCTGCAGGCGACCTACATCGGTGTCGGCTCGATGGTCGGCGCGGGGATCTTCGCGCTGCTCGGCGCCGCGGGGGCGGTCGCCGGGGCGGCGGTCTGGCTGTCGTTCCTCATCGCCGGGATCATCGCCCTCCTGCAGGGCTACTCGTTCGCCAAGCTCGGCTCGAAGTACCCGTCGGGCGGCGGCATCCTCACCTTCCTCTCGAAGGGCTACGGGGAGGGCCACGTCGCCGGGATCGGCGCCTGGCTGTTCTTCACGGCGGGGTCGATCGTGGTCGCGATGATCGCGTCCTCGTTCGGCAGTTACGCCAGTTCGGTCGTCGCGCACGACGACCCGACCTGGGCGAAGGTCCTGGGCGTGCTGCTCATCCTGGTGATGAGCGGGCTCAACACCATCGGCGCGGCCGCGGTGGCGCGCGTCCAGTCGGTGATCGTGAGCGTCGTGCTCGTGATCCTGGTGCTGTTCGCGGTCGTGACGATCGCGAACTGGAACCCGGCTCTGCTGGCGCCGTCCGGCTACCCGGGCTGGGAGCACATCATCTCCAGTGTCGCGCTGACCTTCTTCGCCTTCCTCGGCTTCGGCGTCATCACCTTCACGGCGAAGGACCTCCCGAACCCGGCGCGGCAGCTCCCGAAGGCGATCTACTTCGCGCTGCTCATCGCGACGACGGTGTACGTGGCGGTGTCGCTGGGGGTGTTCGGCACGCTCACGGCGGACGAGGTGGTGAAGTACGGATCGACGGCGCTCGCCGAGGCAGCGAAGCCGGTGCTGGGCCAGGCCGGCTACGTGCTCATGGTGGTGACGGCGCTGTTCTCGACCACGGGAGCGGTGAACGCGGGCCTCTACCCGTCGATCGGGATGACGCAGCACCTGGCGCGCGTCGGCCAGTTCCCGCCGTTCTTCGGCCGCAAGTGGGGGCCGTTCCCGGCCGGCCTGGTCGTGATGGCCGTGCTGGCGATCCTGCTGGTCTCGTTCTTCAACCTCAACGCGATCGCCTCGATCGGCAGCGCTGTCGCCCTGCTGGTGTTCTCGGCGGTGAGCATCGGCCACCTCCGCATCCGGCACGAGACCGGCGGCAACGTGGTCATCCTGTGGATCGGGCTGCTCGCAACGCTCGGGACGTTCGTGATCTTCAGCACGACGACGCTCGTGAGCGAGCCGAAGACGGCGTTCGCGCTGCTCGGGATCCTGGTGCTGGCGGTGGTGATCGACTACGGGTGGAAGGGCGCGGCGCGGGGGAGGCGGGCGCGCGCGGCCTGA
- a CDS encoding ABC transporter permease has translation MARGKAAARRVAGKLGSLLLTLFLASLLVFFSRFLVPGNPVSFLLRGRKPSPEAVAQVTAEFGLNLPPWQQYLNWVGGMLHGDFGRSLQYRQSVATVIGDRLPVTLGLVVMAGLMITVVGLVAGTVAALNRGRLADRATLTLLTVLGAIPSFVGSIVLIAVFAVQLGWFPAFGSGTGFLDMAYHLVLPSIALAIVFVVLIGKVTRMSMVEQLGREHVEVATSRGLKRATVVRRHVFRNAIGPILTVSGMLVAGLLVATSIVESAFGISGMGSLLVQSVDRLDFPVVQAIVLLVVTAFIVVNAIVDLLEPVIDPRAAAGEAGR, from the coding sequence TTGGCGCGCGGTAAGGCGGCAGCGCGGCGGGTCGCGGGCAAGCTCGGCTCGCTCCTGCTGACGCTGTTCCTCGCCTCGCTCCTGGTCTTCTTCTCCCGCTTCCTCGTTCCCGGCAACCCGGTGAGCTTCCTCCTCCGGGGGCGCAAGCCGTCCCCGGAGGCGGTGGCCCAGGTCACCGCAGAGTTCGGCCTGAACCTGCCGCCCTGGCAGCAGTACCTGAACTGGGTCGGCGGGATGCTGCACGGCGACTTCGGCCGCTCGCTGCAGTACCGCCAGTCCGTCGCCACCGTGATCGGCGACCGGCTGCCGGTGACCCTCGGGCTCGTCGTGATGGCGGGCCTGATGATCACCGTCGTCGGCCTCGTCGCCGGCACGGTCGCCGCGCTCAACCGCGGCCGGCTCGCCGACCGGGCGACCCTGACCCTGCTGACCGTGCTCGGGGCCATCCCGTCGTTCGTCGGCTCCATCGTGCTGATCGCGGTCTTCGCCGTGCAGCTCGGCTGGTTCCCGGCGTTCGGCTCGGGGACCGGGTTCCTCGACATGGCCTACCACCTGGTGCTCCCGTCGATCGCGCTGGCGATCGTCTTCGTGGTCCTGATCGGAAAGGTGACGCGCATGTCGATGGTCGAGCAGCTCGGCCGCGAGCACGTGGAGGTCGCGACCAGTCGCGGCCTGAAGCGCGCCACGGTCGTCCGCCGCCATGTCTTCCGCAACGCGATCGGCCCGATCCTGACGGTCAGCGGCATGCTGGTCGCCGGGCTGCTGGTCGCGACCTCCATCGTGGAGTCGGCGTTCGGCATCTCCGGGATGGGCTCGCTGCTCGTGCAGTCGGTCGACCGGCTGGACTTCCCCGTGGTGCAGGCGATCGTGCTGCTGGTGGTCACCGCGTTCATCGTGGTCAACGCGATCGTGGACCTGCTGGAGCCGGTCATCGACCCGCGCGCGGCGGCGGGGGAGGCCGGACGATGA
- a CDS encoding anaerobic C4-dicarboxylate transporter family protein yields MDIALVIIQGCVVIGAIVLGVRTGGIGLGLWGVVGTAILVFVFRLPPGSPPIDAFFIIIAVITASSAMQAAGGIDYLVSIASKIIQRNPRRLTYVAPLVAFVFTVLSGTSNIFFALIPVIYETAYRNGQRPERALAASTVTSGLGITASPVSAAMAAYLVLMESKGFGLPQVLAITIPSAIVACIVTSFVQQRIGKELLQDPVFLKRVDAGTVEVPAALERRYEEQVGRAAPAAATVGDGTGAADAAAAPTAVATKPPRGAGRLSKEEASTIEHPVPPGGATAAWIFVAGTLLVVLLGLFPSLRPAFPDAEGKPQPLAMAVVIEMVMFTVALVIILVRRVKPSLVVEQPLLRAGYVAAVALFGIAWMADTFISANEETIIKPLGELIQANPLLLAVALFIVCGLTTSQSATTNTLIPIALTAGLAPGVITAMWPSLIGVWLFPANGSQIASVETDRTGSTKLTQVPIWHSFTIPMLVSWVAAVASGLLIQLVVH; encoded by the coding sequence ATGGACATCGCGTTGGTCATCATTCAGGGGTGCGTCGTCATCGGCGCGATCGTTCTCGGCGTCCGGACCGGCGGCATCGGCCTGGGGCTCTGGGGGGTCGTGGGGACCGCGATCCTCGTCTTCGTCTTCCGGCTGCCGCCGGGGTCGCCGCCGATCGACGCCTTCTTCATCATCATCGCCGTAATCACGGCCTCCAGCGCGATGCAGGCCGCGGGCGGCATCGACTACCTGGTGTCGATCGCGTCGAAGATCATCCAGCGCAACCCGAGACGTCTCACCTACGTGGCGCCCCTGGTCGCGTTCGTCTTCACCGTGCTCTCGGGCACGTCGAACATCTTCTTCGCGCTCATCCCGGTCATCTACGAGACGGCGTACCGCAACGGCCAGCGTCCGGAGCGGGCGCTGGCGGCCTCCACCGTCACGTCGGGCCTCGGCATCACGGCCAGCCCGGTGTCCGCGGCGATGGCCGCGTACCTGGTGCTGATGGAGTCGAAGGGCTTCGGCCTCCCCCAGGTGCTCGCGATCACCATCCCGTCGGCGATCGTCGCGTGCATCGTGACGTCGTTCGTGCAGCAGCGGATCGGCAAGGAGCTGCTGCAGGACCCGGTTTTCCTGAAGCGCGTCGACGCCGGGACCGTCGAGGTCCCCGCCGCGCTGGAGCGCCGCTACGAGGAGCAGGTGGGGCGGGCCGCGCCGGCCGCTGCGACCGTCGGAGACGGCACGGGGGCCGCCGACGCCGCAGCGGCCCCGACCGCCGTCGCGACCAAGCCGCCGCGCGGCGCCGGCCGGCTGTCGAAGGAGGAGGCCTCCACGATCGAGCACCCCGTCCCGCCGGGCGGAGCGACCGCCGCGTGGATCTTCGTCGCCGGCACGCTGCTGGTGGTGCTGCTCGGACTCTTCCCGTCGCTGCGCCCGGCCTTCCCGGACGCAGAGGGCAAGCCGCAGCCGCTCGCGATGGCGGTCGTGATCGAGATGGTGATGTTCACCGTCGCCCTGGTCATCATCCTGGTGCGCCGGGTGAAGCCCTCGCTCGTCGTGGAGCAGCCGCTGCTGCGCGCCGGCTACGTCGCCGCCGTCGCCCTGTTCGGGATCGCGTGGATGGCCGACACCTTCATCTCCGCCAACGAGGAGACGATCATCAAGCCGCTGGGCGAGCTCATCCAGGCGAACCCGCTGCTACTGGCCGTCGCCCTGTTCATCGTCTGCGGCCTGACGACCAGCCAGTCCGCGACGACGAACACGCTCATCCCGATCGCCCTGACCGCCGGCCTCGCGCCCGGGGTGATCACCGCCATGTGGCCGTCCCTGATCGGCGTCTGGCTGTTCCCGGCCAACGGCTCGCAGATCGCGTCGGTGGAGACCGACCGCACCGGGTCGACCAAACTGACGCAGGTGCCGATCTGGCACTCCTTCACCATCCCGATGCTGGTGTCGTGGGTCGCCGCGGTGGCGTCCGGCCTCCTGATCCAGCTCGTCGTCCACTGA
- a CDS encoding SHOCT domain-containing protein, with amino-acid sequence MSNFWSTVWLFFWCFAFVAYLFALFAIIGDLFRDHKLNGWWKAVWIIFLIFVPFLTALVYLIARGRGMAERNMKEAVDTQAAVDAHIREVTSTSSPADEIAKAQALLDSGAISQDEFAHLKARALG; translated from the coding sequence ATGAGCAACTTCTGGAGTACGGTCTGGCTGTTCTTCTGGTGCTTCGCGTTCGTCGCGTACCTGTTCGCGCTGTTCGCGATCATCGGCGATCTGTTCCGCGACCACAAGCTCAACGGCTGGTGGAAGGCGGTCTGGATCATCTTCCTGATCTTCGTGCCGTTCCTGACCGCTCTGGTCTACCTCATTGCGCGCGGCCGCGGCATGGCGGAGCGCAACATGAAGGAGGCCGTGGACACCCAGGCGGCGGTGGACGCGCACATCCGCGAGGTCACCTCGACGTCCAGCCCGGCCGACGAGATCGCCAAGGCGCAGGCGCTGCTGGACTCCGGTGCGATCTCGCAGGACGAGTTCGCGCACCTGAAGGCGCGGGCGCTGGGGTAG
- a CDS encoding amidohydrolase, whose amino-acid sequence MADADVILTGGQIFTGTGQPVAGHAVLIGDGRILGLVPQESVPAHRGPATEVVDLRGALLSPGFQDAHIHPVGGGVELLQCSLADSADAADTLRRVAEYAAEHPATDDTSAWILGGGWSMDHFPGGAPARGLLDAVVGDRPVLVASRDHHSLWASTAAIRLAGLDASTPDPVDGRIEREADGFPAGTFHEGAGDLFDAVKPAIDADLAYAGLLRAQSELLKLGITGWQDAMIGVVASMPANLPAYRRALEEDTLIAHVRGAQWWLRDTGAEQLDAIVRRRDEYERLGDDRFTLGTVKIMVDGVAENFTAAMKSPYLDAHGHETANSGLSFIDPDRLTEYVTELDRLGFQVHFHALGDRAVQEALDAVEAARAANGASDGRHHLAHLQVVSEEDAARFPELGAVANLQALWACHETQLDELTLPFLKDGLEARQYPFGDLDRAGARLAAGSDWPVSSADPIAAIHIAVNRVSPGSADAPLGGAQQRLDLATAFAAYTSGSAYVNHRDHDTGTIAPGYRADLVVIEPNPFAVPADRIHESTVVSTWVGGAPVYVRDQVDAATAAV is encoded by the coding sequence ATGGCCGACGCAGACGTGATCCTGACCGGAGGTCAGATCTTCACCGGGACAGGGCAGCCGGTCGCCGGCCATGCCGTGCTGATCGGCGACGGCCGCATCCTCGGGCTGGTGCCGCAGGAGTCGGTGCCGGCCCACCGCGGACCGGCCACCGAGGTGGTCGACCTGCGCGGCGCGCTGCTCAGCCCGGGCTTCCAGGACGCGCACATCCACCCGGTCGGCGGCGGCGTCGAGCTGCTGCAGTGCTCGCTGGCCGACTCGGCCGACGCGGCGGACACGCTGCGCCGGGTCGCCGAGTACGCGGCGGAGCATCCGGCGACGGACGACACGAGCGCCTGGATCCTCGGCGGCGGCTGGTCGATGGACCACTTCCCGGGCGGCGCCCCCGCGCGCGGCCTCCTCGACGCCGTCGTGGGCGACCGGCCGGTGCTCGTCGCCAGCCGCGACCACCACAGCCTCTGGGCGAGCACCGCCGCGATCCGGCTCGCCGGCCTCGACGCGAGCACACCCGACCCGGTGGACGGCCGCATCGAGCGGGAGGCCGACGGCTTCCCGGCCGGCACGTTCCACGAGGGCGCTGGCGACCTGTTCGACGCGGTCAAGCCCGCGATCGACGCCGACCTCGCCTACGCCGGCCTGCTGCGCGCCCAGTCCGAGCTGCTGAAGCTCGGCATCACCGGCTGGCAGGACGCGATGATCGGCGTCGTCGCCTCCATGCCGGCCAATCTGCCGGCGTACCGCCGGGCACTGGAGGAGGACACCCTGATCGCGCACGTCCGCGGCGCGCAGTGGTGGCTCCGCGACACCGGCGCCGAGCAGCTCGACGCCATCGTGCGGCGGCGCGACGAGTACGAGCGGCTGGGGGACGACCGGTTCACCCTCGGCACGGTCAAGATCATGGTCGATGGCGTCGCCGAGAACTTCACGGCGGCGATGAAGTCGCCGTACCTCGACGCGCACGGCCACGAGACGGCGAACTCCGGGCTGTCCTTCATCGACCCCGACCGGCTCACCGAGTACGTGACCGAGCTCGACCGGCTCGGCTTCCAGGTGCACTTCCACGCGCTCGGCGACCGCGCCGTGCAGGAGGCCCTGGACGCGGTGGAGGCCGCCCGCGCGGCCAACGGCGCGAGCGACGGCCGGCACCACCTCGCCCACCTCCAGGTGGTCTCCGAAGAGGACGCCGCGCGCTTCCCCGAGCTGGGTGCCGTCGCCAACCTGCAGGCGCTCTGGGCCTGCCACGAGACGCAGCTCGACGAGCTGACGCTGCCGTTCCTGAAGGACGGGCTCGAGGCCAGGCAGTACCCGTTCGGCGACCTCGACCGGGCCGGCGCCCGCCTCGCCGCCGGCAGCGACTGGCCGGTGTCGAGCGCCGACCCGATCGCCGCCATCCACATCGCCGTCAACCGCGTCTCCCCAGGCTCGGCCGACGCTCCGCTCGGAGGCGCGCAGCAGCGGCTCGACCTCGCCACCGCCTTCGCCGCCTACACGTCCGGCTCGGCGTACGTGAACCACCGCGACCACGACACCGGCACGATCGCCCCCGGCTACCGCGCCGACCTGGTCGTCATCGAACCCAACCCGTTCGCCGTGCCGGCCGACCGCATCCACGAGAGCACGGTCGTCTCCACCTGGGTCGGCGGCGCTCCGGTCTACGTCCGCGACCAGGTGGACGCCGCGACCGCGGCCGTCTGA
- a CDS encoding M20/M25/M40 family metallo-hydrolase — MTDTAADVTAAAKALMPDVLDRLDALVRIPSVAFPGFDPEPVHRMGQAVVDLFEAAGAEGVRLLDVPGGYPCVYADLPGPDGSPTVLLYAHYDVQPAPESQGWSTPPWEPTRKDDGRIYGRGAADDKSGLVANYATLKLLGADRPCRVILLSEGEEETISHLEAFVEANPDLFACDAAVIADIGGQEVGRPGLTVALRGDVACTVTVRTLEHPVHSGEFGGAAPDAMTAMIRILDTLHDENGDTVIPGVDSGRWDGAAMDEPVYREGSAILPGVDFLGTGSLADRIWMKPSVTVLGMDLPNTAEASNVLLPSVTAKLSMRIIPGSDGDAQLEALMAHLRSQRPWNCVVEVEKVKVGHAFRVDESHPAIPAAMDAMRQAYGRQVESIGSGASIPLVASLKKVSPDAAILLWGAEDTKQSRIHASDESVDPDEIERMIVTQTLFIREFAAAM; from the coding sequence ATGACCGACACCGCAGCCGACGTCACCGCCGCCGCGAAGGCACTGATGCCCGACGTGCTCGACCGCCTCGACGCGCTCGTGCGCATCCCGTCGGTCGCCTTCCCCGGCTTCGACCCGGAGCCTGTGCACCGGATGGGCCAGGCCGTCGTCGACCTCTTCGAGGCGGCAGGCGCAGAGGGCGTCCGCCTGCTCGACGTGCCGGGCGGCTACCCGTGCGTCTACGCCGACCTTCCCGGCCCCGACGGCTCGCCGACGGTGCTGCTCTACGCGCACTACGACGTGCAGCCGGCGCCGGAGAGCCAGGGCTGGTCCACCCCGCCGTGGGAGCCCACCCGCAAGGACGACGGCCGCATCTACGGTCGCGGCGCCGCCGACGACAAGTCCGGCCTGGTCGCCAACTACGCCACCCTGAAGCTGCTCGGCGCCGACCGGCCCTGCCGCGTCATCCTGCTGTCGGAGGGCGAGGAGGAGACCATCTCGCACCTGGAGGCGTTCGTGGAGGCCAACCCCGACCTGTTCGCGTGCGACGCCGCCGTCATCGCCGACATCGGCGGCCAGGAGGTCGGCCGTCCCGGCCTCACCGTCGCGCTGCGCGGCGACGTCGCGTGCACGGTCACCGTGCGCACGCTCGAGCACCCCGTCCATTCCGGCGAGTTCGGCGGCGCGGCGCCGGATGCCATGACGGCGATGATCCGCATCCTCGACACCCTGCACGATGAGAACGGCGACACGGTCATCCCGGGCGTCGACTCCGGGAGATGGGACGGGGCTGCGATGGACGAGCCGGTGTACCGGGAAGGTTCGGCCATCCTCCCCGGTGTCGACTTCCTGGGCACCGGCTCTTTGGCCGACCGGATCTGGATGAAGCCCTCGGTGACGGTGCTCGGGATGGACCTCCCGAACACGGCCGAGGCGTCGAACGTGCTGCTGCCGTCGGTCACGGCGAAGCTCTCGATGCGCATCATCCCCGGTTCGGACGGCGACGCCCAGCTGGAGGCGCTGATGGCGCACCTGCGCTCGCAGCGCCCGTGGAACTGCGTCGTGGAGGTGGAGAAGGTGAAGGTCGGCCACGCGTTCCGGGTGGACGAGAGCCACCCCGCCATCCCGGCGGCGATGGACGCGATGCGCCAGGCCTACGGGCGCCAGGTCGAGTCCATCGGCAGCGGCGCCTCCATCCCGCTGGTCGCCTCCCTGAAGAAGGTCTCGCCGGACGCGGCGATCCTGCTCTGGGGCGCGGAGGACACCAAGCAGTCCCGCATCCACGCCTCGGACGAATCGGTCGACCCGGACGAGATCGAGCGGATGATCGTCACACAGACGCTGTTCATCCGGGAGTTCGCGGCCGCGATGTAG